Proteins encoded together in one Pseudomonas sp. TCU-HL1 window:
- a CDS encoding SDR family NAD(P)-dependent oxidoreductase, producing MQDTNRTVVITGASSGIGLGLAKAYLQHGFNVVGSARSEERLVAAAEHLGNPKNFVGVAGDIARPETAKRLFERAIERFGQVDVLVNNAGIFVPSPFTEYSEDDLESMLATNLKGVVYASQEAARHMIPRRQGHIVTITASVGIQPNRDVPASLPTLIKGGLNQFTRALALELSPHDIKVNAVAPGIIETPMHDPSIRDFLNGLQPVGHIGQVQDIADAVLYLTDASFTTGVVLPVDGGMSTGTW from the coding sequence ATGCAAGACACCAACAGAACCGTAGTGATCACGGGCGCCTCCAGCGGCATTGGTCTCGGCCTGGCCAAGGCTTATCTGCAACACGGCTTCAACGTGGTCGGCTCGGCCCGCAGCGAAGAGCGCCTGGTGGCCGCGGCCGAACACCTGGGCAATCCGAAGAACTTCGTCGGCGTGGCTGGCGACATCGCCAGGCCGGAAACCGCCAAGCGCCTGTTCGAACGCGCCATTGAGCGATTCGGTCAGGTGGATGTGCTGGTGAACAACGCGGGGATCTTCGTGCCCAGTCCCTTCACCGAGTACAGCGAGGACGATCTGGAATCGATGCTCGCCACCAACCTGAAGGGCGTGGTCTATGCCTCCCAGGAAGCGGCCCGGCATATGATCCCGCGTCGTCAAGGGCATATCGTCACCATAACGGCCTCGGTGGGCATCCAGCCCAACCGTGATGTCCCGGCCTCGTTACCGACCCTGATCAAGGGCGGCCTGAACCAGTTCACCCGCGCGCTCGCGCTGGAACTGTCGCCCCATGACATCAAGGTCAACGCCGTGGCGCCCGGGATCATCGAAACGCCGATGCACGATCCGTCCATCCGCGACTTTCTCAATGGCCTGCAGCCAGTGGGCCATATCGGCCAGGTACAGGACATCGCCGACGCGGTGCTGTACCTCACCGATGCCAGCTTCACTACTGGCGTCGTGCTGCCGGTGGACGGCGGCATGAGCACCGGCACCTGGTAA
- a CDS encoding LysR family transcriptional regulator, translating to MKRQFDDILLGSIELFCLAAEEGSFTAAALVAGVTPAAVSRSIARLEDRLGVRLFVRTTRSIRLTEGGRGYYEQCRQALAQLVEAERAVMGQQQEPTGVLRISIPTTYGHYRVLPLLPEFRRRFPQVKVEVHLSNRNIDFAAEGYDLAIRVRAQPDSTLIARHLEDAALVVIAAPDYLKRHGTPQTLDDLERHECIQFELPSSGRRISWLFLDQGREREIFAESSYVLTDDVVMGGVTLARHGAGLFQTYRFIVERDLAEGSLMEVLQEYGGRSRPFTLLYPQNRHVPLRLRAFVDFLMGYREQWRAVDPSARQTTRR from the coding sequence ATGAAGCGTCAGTTCGACGACATCCTGCTCGGCAGCATCGAGCTTTTTTGCCTGGCGGCGGAGGAGGGCAGCTTCACCGCTGCTGCCCTGGTGGCCGGGGTCACGCCAGCCGCCGTGAGCCGCTCCATTGCGCGTCTGGAGGATCGCCTCGGCGTGCGCTTGTTCGTTCGTACCACCCGAAGCATCCGCCTCACGGAGGGCGGTCGCGGCTACTACGAGCAGTGCCGCCAGGCCTTGGCGCAACTGGTGGAGGCCGAGCGCGCGGTGATGGGCCAGCAGCAGGAGCCAACCGGTGTCCTGCGCATCAGCATTCCCACTACCTACGGCCATTACCGGGTGCTGCCGCTGTTGCCGGAGTTCCGTCGGCGCTTTCCGCAGGTGAAGGTGGAAGTGCATTTGAGCAACCGCAACATCGACTTTGCCGCCGAGGGCTACGACCTGGCCATCCGTGTGCGCGCCCAGCCGGATTCCACCCTGATCGCCCGCCACCTGGAAGACGCCGCCCTGGTGGTAATAGCCGCCCCCGACTACCTGAAACGCCATGGCACGCCACAGACCCTGGACGACCTGGAGCGCCACGAGTGCATCCAGTTCGAGTTGCCCAGTAGCGGTCGGCGTATCTCCTGGCTGTTTCTCGACCAGGGGCGTGAGCGGGAAATCTTCGCCGAGAGCAGTTATGTGCTCACTGACGACGTGGTGATGGGCGGTGTGACCTTGGCCAGGCACGGCGCCGGGCTGTTCCAGACCTACCGTTTCATTGTCGAGCGGGATCTGGCTGAAGGCTCCCTGATGGAGGTGCTCCAGGAGTACGGCGGCCGCTCGCGGCCCTTCACGCTGCTATACCCGCAGAACCGCCATGTGCCGTTGCGCCTGCGTGCCTTTGTGGATTTCCTCATGGGCTACCGGGAACAGTGGCGCGCTGTCGATCCGTCGGCCCGCCAAACGACCAGGAGATGA
- a CDS encoding VOC family protein, with product MSKRIHTIVPCLWFDDQAEAAANFYVGIFPDSKITAISHYGDAGRDVHGREPGSVLTVDFELDGQRFTALNGGPAFTFNEAVSFQIHCDDQEELDHYWDKLSAGGDPNAQQCGWLKDRFGLSWQVVPIAMLEMLEDSQSAGSQRAFAAMMQMRKLDIATLKKAYDG from the coding sequence ATGAGCAAACGAATTCACACCATCGTTCCTTGCCTATGGTTCGACGACCAGGCGGAGGCTGCGGCTAACTTCTACGTCGGCATCTTTCCAGATTCGAAAATCACGGCTATCAGCCACTATGGTGATGCGGGCAGGGACGTTCACGGCAGGGAGCCAGGATCGGTACTCACCGTGGACTTCGAACTGGACGGCCAGCGCTTCACCGCACTCAATGGCGGGCCGGCTTTCACCTTCAACGAGGCAGTGTCCTTCCAGATCCACTGCGACGATCAGGAGGAGCTGGACCACTACTGGGACAAGCTCTCCGCCGGAGGCGATCCGAACGCCCAGCAGTGCGGCTGGCTCAAGGATCGCTTCGGGCTGTCCTGGCAGGTGGTGCCCATCGCCATGCTGGAGATGCTCGAGGACTCGCAGTCGGCGGGCTCCCAGCGCGCCTTCGCGGCCATGATGCAGATGCGCAAGCTGGACATCGCGACCCTGAAGAAGGCCTATGACGGTTGA
- a CDS encoding CoA transferase subunit A has product MAEILSLREAVERFINDGDTVALEGFTHLIPTAASHEIIRQGKKNLHLARMTPDLVYDLLIGAGCARKLTFSWGGNPGVGSLHRLRDAVEKQWPNALEIDEHSHADLANSYVAGASGLPFAVLRAYVGSDLPKVNPNIKFIQCPFTGEQLAAVPSVRPDVTVIHAQKADRKGNVLLWGILGVQKEAALAAKRCIVTVEEIVDDLNAPMNACVLPTWALTAVCHVPGGAHPSYAHGYYERDNRFYQAWDPIARNRETFTAWIDEYIRGTKDFSEFQAKIAEAK; this is encoded by the coding sequence ATGGCTGAAATCCTTTCCCTCCGCGAAGCGGTCGAACGCTTCATCAACGATGGCGACACCGTAGCCCTCGAAGGCTTCACCCATCTGATTCCCACTGCCGCGTCCCACGAAATCATTCGCCAGGGCAAGAAGAACCTGCACCTGGCGCGCATGACTCCCGACTTGGTGTATGACCTGCTGATCGGCGCCGGCTGCGCCCGCAAGCTGACCTTCTCCTGGGGTGGTAACCCCGGCGTGGGCTCGTTGCACCGCCTGCGTGACGCCGTGGAGAAGCAGTGGCCGAACGCCCTGGAAATCGACGAGCACAGCCACGCCGACCTGGCCAACTCCTATGTGGCCGGTGCCTCGGGCCTGCCGTTCGCCGTGCTGCGTGCCTACGTCGGCTCCGACCTGCCCAAGGTCAACCCGAACATCAAGTTCATCCAGTGCCCGTTCACTGGCGAGCAACTGGCGGCGGTACCTTCGGTTCGTCCGGACGTCACCGTGATCCACGCCCAGAAGGCCGACCGCAAGGGCAACGTGCTGCTCTGGGGCATCCTTGGCGTGCAGAAGGAAGCGGCCCTGGCGGCCAAGCGCTGCATCGTCACCGTGGAAGAGATCGTCGACGACCTGAACGCGCCGATGAACGCCTGCGTCCTGCCCACCTGGGCCCTGACCGCCGTTTGCCACGTACCTGGTGGCGCCCATCCGTCCTACGCCCATGGCTACTACGAGCGCGACAACCGCTTCTACCAGGCCTGGGACCCGATTGCCCGCAACCGCGAAACCTTCACTGCCTGGATCGATGAATACATCCGTGGCACCAAGGATTTCAGCGAGTTCCAAGCCAAGATTGCGGAGGCCAAGTGA
- a CDS encoding CoA-transferase subunit beta: MSAQYSTNEMMTVAAARRLKNGAVCFVGIGLPSKAANLARLTSSPDVVLIYESGPIGAKPSVLPLSIGDGELAETADTVVPTGEIFRYWLQGGRIDVGFLGAAQVDRFGNINTTVIGDYNSPKVRLPGAGGAPEIAGSAKEVLIILKQSHRTFVDKLAFITSVGHGEGGDHRKQLGLPGKGPVALITDLCIMEPEAGTNEFIVTSLHPGVTREQVIENTGWAIRFAANVTETAAPNETELTALRALEERTAAAHGQQGGEE; the protein is encoded by the coding sequence ATGAGCGCTCAATACAGCACCAATGAAATGATGACCGTGGCGGCTGCCCGCCGCCTGAAGAATGGCGCCGTCTGCTTCGTCGGTATCGGCCTGCCGTCCAAGGCCGCCAACCTGGCGCGCCTGACCTCGTCCCCGGACGTGGTGCTGATCTATGAATCCGGCCCCATCGGCGCCAAGCCGAGCGTGCTGCCGCTGTCCATCGGTGACGGCGAACTGGCCGAAACCGCTGACACCGTGGTACCCACCGGCGAAATCTTCCGCTACTGGCTGCAAGGTGGCCGTATCGACGTCGGCTTCCTCGGTGCCGCCCAGGTGGACCGTTTCGGCAACATCAACACCACCGTGATCGGCGACTACAACAGCCCGAAAGTGCGCCTGCCGGGCGCCGGCGGTGCTCCGGAAATCGCCGGTTCCGCCAAGGAAGTGCTGATCATCCTCAAGCAGTCCCACCGCACCTTCGTCGACAAGCTGGCCTTCATCACCTCCGTGGGCCACGGTGAAGGCGGCGACCATCGCAAGCAGCTGGGGCTGCCCGGCAAAGGTCCGGTGGCGCTGATCACCGACCTCTGCATCATGGAGCCGGAAGCCGGCACCAACGAGTTCATCGTCACCTCGCTGCACCCGGGTGTGACTCGTGAGCAGGTGATCGAGAACACCGGCTGGGCCATCCGCTTCGCCGCCAACGTGACCGAAACCGCTGCCCCGAACGAAACCGAACTGACCGCGCTGCGTGCCCTCGAAGAGCGCACCGCTGCCGCCCACGGCCAGCAAGGGGGTGAGGAATGA
- the pcaF gene encoding 3-oxoadipyl-CoA thiolase, whose amino-acid sequence MSREVYICDAIRTPIGRFGGSLAPVRADDLAAIPIKALVERNPQVKWEQLDEVFLGCANQAGEDNRNVARMALLLAGLPDSVPGVTLNRLCASGMDAVGTAFRAIASGEMELAIAGGVESMSRAPYVMGKADSAFGRTQKIEDTTIGWRFINPLMKAQYGVDAMPQTADNVADDYQVSREDQDLFAVRSQQRAGRAQAEGFFAEEIVPVVIKGKKSETVVDQDEHLRPDTTLEALTKLKPVNGEGKTVTAGNASGVNDGAVALILASAEAVKKHGLTPRAKVLGMASAGVAPRVMGIGPVPAVRKLMERLNLAIGDFDVIELNEAFAAQGLAVMRELGIADDSDKVNPNGGAIALGHPLGASGARLVQTALHQLEKSGGKLGLATMCVGVGQGLALAIERV is encoded by the coding sequence ATGAGTCGCGAGGTCTACATCTGCGACGCCATTCGTACGCCCATCGGCCGCTTCGGCGGCTCCCTGGCACCGGTTCGCGCCGATGACCTGGCCGCCATCCCGATCAAGGCCCTGGTTGAGCGCAATCCCCAGGTCAAATGGGAGCAGTTGGACGAAGTGTTCCTCGGCTGCGCCAACCAGGCCGGTGAGGACAACCGCAATGTGGCGCGCATGGCGCTGCTGCTGGCCGGCCTGCCGGACAGCGTGCCGGGCGTGACCCTGAACCGTCTCTGCGCCTCGGGCATGGACGCGGTGGGCACGGCCTTCCGCGCTATCGCCTCGGGCGAGATGGAACTGGCCATTGCCGGTGGCGTGGAGTCCATGTCCCGCGCCCCCTATGTGATGGGTAAGGCCGACAGCGCGTTCGGCCGCACCCAGAAGATCGAAGACACCACCATCGGCTGGCGCTTCATCAACCCTCTGATGAAGGCCCAGTACGGCGTCGATGCCATGCCGCAGACTGCGGACAACGTGGCCGACGACTACCAGGTCTCCCGCGAAGACCAGGATCTGTTCGCCGTGCGCAGCCAGCAGCGTGCCGGTCGCGCCCAGGCTGAAGGTTTCTTCGCCGAGGAAATCGTCCCGGTGGTGATCAAGGGCAAAAAAAGCGAGACGGTCGTCGACCAGGACGAGCACCTGCGTCCCGACACTACCCTCGAAGCCCTGACCAAGCTGAAGCCGGTCAACGGTGAAGGCAAGACCGTCACCGCCGGCAATGCCTCGGGTGTCAACGATGGCGCCGTGGCGCTGATCCTGGCATCCGCGGAGGCGGTGAAGAAGCATGGCCTGACGCCGCGCGCCAAGGTGCTCGGCATGGCCAGCGCTGGCGTCGCTCCGCGCGTCATGGGCATCGGCCCGGTGCCGGCGGTACGCAAGTTGATGGAACGCCTGAACCTGGCCATCGGCGACTTCGACGTGATCGAGCTGAACGAAGCCTTTGCCGCCCAGGGCCTGGCCGTGATGCGTGAACTCGGCATCGCCGACGACAGCGACAAGGTCAACCCCAACGGCGGCGCCATCGCCCTCGGCCACCCGCTGGGTGCCAGCGGCGCGCGCCTGGTCCAGACCGCATTGCACCAACTGGAGAAATCCGGCGGCAAGCTCGGTCTGGCAACCATGTGCGTGGGTGTGGGCCAAGGCTTGGCCCTGGCTATCGAGCGCGTCTGA
- a CDS encoding 3-carboxy-cis,cis-muconate cycloisomerase, translated as MNSPSNQLFDAYFTQPAMRAVFSDQGRVQGMLDFESALARAEASVGLIPRGVVAPIEAACNAKLYDYTALAQAITTAGNSAIPLVKALGKRVAAQSAEAERYVHLGATSQDAMDSGLVLQLRTAAELLERDLAGLAQALAVQAERFADTPLAGRTWLQQATPVTLGMKLAGVLGAVTRHRQRLAELKPRLFCLQFGGASGSLAALGDQAWPVAAALARELGLDLPDQPWHTQRDRLVEFASLLGLIAGSLGKLGRDLSLLMQTEAGEVFEPSAPGKGGSSTMPHKRNPVSAAVLIGAATRAPGLVSTMFSAMPQEHERSLGLWHAEWETLPELCCLVSGALQQALLVVPGLEVDAARMRENLDLTQGLVLAEAVSIALAQRIGRDAAHHLVEQCCRQAVKEGAHLRAVLGANAEVSAQLSAAELDRLLDPAHYLGQARRWVDRAVTDHKNFSR; from the coding sequence TTGAACAGCCCGAGCAACCAACTCTTCGACGCCTATTTCACCCAGCCCGCCATGCGTGCGGTGTTCTCCGACCAGGGCCGTGTGCAGGGCATGCTGGACTTCGAGTCCGCACTGGCTCGCGCCGAAGCGAGCGTAGGCCTGATCCCGCGGGGCGTAGTGGCCCCCATCGAGGCCGCCTGCAACGCCAAACTCTACGATTACACCGCCCTTGCCCAGGCCATCACCACGGCCGGCAACTCCGCCATTCCGCTGGTGAAAGCCTTGGGCAAGCGCGTAGCCGCGCAGAGCGCTGAAGCCGAACGCTATGTGCACCTGGGCGCTACCAGCCAGGACGCCATGGACAGCGGCCTGGTGCTGCAACTGCGTACCGCCGCCGAGCTGCTGGAGCGGGACCTCGCCGGCCTGGCCCAGGCCCTGGCGGTGCAGGCCGAGCGTTTTGCCGATACACCGCTGGCCGGCCGCACCTGGCTGCAACAGGCCACCCCTGTCACCCTCGGCATGAAGCTGGCCGGGGTTCTGGGCGCGGTCACCCGTCACCGGCAGCGTCTGGCGGAACTCAAGCCACGCCTGTTCTGCCTGCAGTTTGGCGGCGCGTCCGGCAGCCTGGCTGCACTGGGCGATCAGGCCTGGCCAGTGGCCGCGGCTCTGGCCCGCGAGTTGGGGCTCGATCTGCCTGACCAGCCCTGGCACACCCAGCGGGATCGCCTGGTGGAATTCGCCAGCCTGCTGGGCCTGATCGCCGGCAGCCTGGGGAAGCTTGGCCGTGACCTCAGCCTGCTGATGCAGACCGAAGCCGGTGAAGTCTTCGAGCCTTCCGCTCCGGGCAAGGGCGGGTCGTCCACCATGCCGCACAAACGCAATCCGGTGAGCGCCGCCGTGCTGATCGGCGCCGCTACCCGCGCGCCGGGCCTGGTGTCCACCATGTTCTCCGCCATGCCCCAGGAACACGAGCGCAGCCTCGGCCTGTGGCATGCCGAATGGGAAACCCTCCCCGAACTCTGCTGCCTGGTGTCGGGGGCCCTGCAGCAAGCGCTGCTGGTGGTGCCCGGTCTGGAAGTTGACGCCGCGCGCATGCGCGAGAACCTCGACCTGACCCAGGGCCTGGTGCTGGCCGAAGCGGTGAGCATCGCGCTCGCCCAGCGCATCGGCCGCGACGCCGCCCATCACCTGGTGGAGCAGTGCTGCCGCCAGGCGGTGAAGGAGGGCGCCCACCTGCGTGCAGTACTCGGCGCCAATGCCGAGGTCAGTGCACAGCTTTCCGCCGCCGAGCTGGACCGCCTGCTTGATCCGGCCCATTACCTCGGACAGGCGCGTCGCTGGGTCGATCGCGCCGTTACCGATCACAAGAATTTTTCGCGCTAG
- the pcaD gene encoding 3-oxoadipate enol-lactonase: MPAVRLADGDLNYLLEGPAGAPVLVLSNSLGTDLHMWDVQIPAFTQHFQVLRYDTRGHGQSLVSEGPYSIEQLGRDVLALLDALDIQKARFCGLSMGGLIGQWLAINAPERIERLVLCNTAAKIGSPEVWNPRIDTVLSGGAQAMRDLRDASISRWFTADFAEAEPAKVEPIVGMLAQTSPEGYAANCAAVRDADYREQLGSISSPTLIVCGSGDPVTTTEHGRFMQERIAGAELVEFHAAHLSNVQAGDAFSQRVLDFLTA, translated from the coding sequence ATGCCTGCCGTACGTCTCGCCGATGGCGACCTGAATTACCTCCTCGAAGGCCCGGCCGGTGCGCCGGTGCTGGTGCTGTCCAACTCCCTGGGCACCGACCTGCACATGTGGGACGTGCAGATCCCGGCGTTCACCCAGCACTTCCAGGTGCTGCGCTACGACACCCGTGGCCATGGCCAGTCCCTGGTCAGCGAAGGCCCCTACAGCATCGAGCAGCTCGGCCGTGATGTGCTGGCCCTGCTGGATGCGTTGGATATCCAGAAGGCCCGCTTCTGCGGGTTGTCCATGGGTGGCCTGATCGGCCAGTGGCTGGCCATCAACGCCCCCGAGCGCATCGAGCGCCTGGTGCTGTGCAACACCGCCGCCAAGATCGGCAGCCCCGAGGTCTGGAACCCGCGCATCGACACCGTGCTGTCTGGTGGCGCGCAGGCCATGCGCGACCTGCGCGATGCCTCCATTTCCCGCTGGTTCACTGCGGATTTCGCCGAGGCCGAGCCGGCCAAGGTCGAACCCATCGTCGGCATGCTGGCGCAGACCTCGCCCGAGGGTTACGCCGCCAACTGCGCCGCCGTGCGTGATGCCGACTACCGTGAGCAGCTTGGCAGCATCAGTTCGCCGACCCTGATCGTCTGCGGCAGCGGCGACCCGGTGACCACCACCGAACACGGCCGCTTCATGCAGGAGCGCATTGCCGGTGCCGAGCTGGTGGAGTTCCACGCGGCGCACCTGTCCAACGTGCAGGCGGGCGACGCGTTCAGCCAGCGTGTGCTGGATTTCCTCACGGCCTGA
- the pcaC gene encoding 4-carboxymuconolactone decarboxylase produces MDEKERYEAGMKVRRAVLGDAHVDRSLQNLTPFNEEFQEMITRHAWGDIWTRPGLPRHTRSLITIAMLIGMNREGELKLHLRAAKNNGVSRDEIKEVIMQSAIYCGIPAANATFHLAEAVWDELGVESLQG; encoded by the coding sequence ATGGACGAAAAAGAGCGCTACGAAGCCGGCATGAAGGTACGCCGCGCGGTGCTGGGCGACGCCCACGTGGACCGCAGCCTGCAGAACCTCACGCCATTCAACGAAGAATTCCAGGAAATGATCACCCGCCACGCCTGGGGTGACATCTGGACCCGCCCGGGCCTGCCGCGCCATACCCGCAGCCTGATCACCATCGCCATGCTCATCGGCATGAACCGCGAGGGCGAGCTCAAGCTGCACCTGCGCGCCGCGAAGAACAATGGCGTGAGCCGCGACGAGATCAAGGAAGTGATCATGCAGAGCGCCATCTATTGTGGAATCCCGGCGGCCAACGCCACCTTCCACCTGGCCGAAGCCGTGTGGGATGAGCTGGGTGTGGAATCGCTGCAAGGCTGA
- a CDS encoding FAD-dependent oxidoreductase, translated as MPAAIPTPHRLECDLLVIGSGAAGLAAAVTAAHHGQKVILVEKEAVFGGATAWSGGWMWVPRNPLARRAGIEEDIEQPRTYLRNELGEHFRPELVDAFLEACPDMVGFFEQHTSLQFVDGNGIPDMHGDTPGAATGGHQVIAAPYDAREVGDLLPRLRKTMRETSFMGMPIMAGADLAAFLGMTRSLRAFAYVTRRFTTHLYHLARYGRAMHLVNGVALVGRLAKSANDLGVTLVASAPAKRLLIEDGEVRGAVVVRDGAELGIRARAVVLAAGGFPNDPARRKAMFPRDASGHDNLALPPLSCSGDGLRLGESAGGTVADDLRSAVAWAPVSKVPYPNGTFGHFPHIIDRGKPGLIGVLKNGRRFVNEAGGYYDYVDAMNKAIPEGEESCSWLICDHRFQRRYGLGFARPAPLPLWPHLRNGYLKRGNTLAELAEACGIDPAGLTTTVEAFNHHARRGEDPEFGRGSTAFNRRNGDATHPGPNPCVAPIEHGPFYAVKVQPGCFGTFAGLRTDGQARVLDANGQPIPGLYAAGTDMASVLGGHYPSGGINLGPAMTFGYIAGRHAAGIASQS; from the coding sequence ATGCCTGCCGCAATCCCCACTCCACACCGCCTCGAATGCGATCTGCTGGTCATCGGCTCGGGCGCCGCCGGCCTCGCCGCCGCTGTTACCGCCGCGCACCACGGGCAGAAGGTGATCCTCGTGGAAAAGGAAGCCGTGTTCGGTGGCGCCACCGCCTGGTCCGGTGGCTGGATGTGGGTGCCACGCAACCCGCTGGCGCGGCGTGCCGGCATCGAAGAAGACATCGAACAACCCCGTACCTACCTGCGCAATGAACTGGGCGAACACTTCCGCCCGGAACTGGTGGACGCCTTCCTCGAAGCCTGCCCGGACATGGTGGGCTTTTTCGAACAGCACACATCACTGCAGTTCGTCGACGGCAATGGCATCCCCGATATGCACGGCGACACCCCCGGCGCCGCCACCGGTGGCCACCAGGTGATCGCCGCCCCCTATGACGCCCGCGAAGTCGGCGACCTGCTGCCGCGTCTGCGCAAGACCATGCGCGAAACCTCGTTCATGGGAATGCCGATCATGGCGGGCGCCGACCTCGCGGCGTTCCTCGGCATGACCCGCTCCCTGCGCGCCTTCGCCTACGTCACCAGGCGCTTTACCACCCACCTCTATCACCTGGCCCGCTATGGCCGTGCCATGCACCTGGTTAACGGCGTGGCCCTGGTGGGGCGTCTGGCCAAGTCCGCCAACGACCTCGGCGTGACGCTGGTGGCGTCTGCCCCCGCAAAGCGGCTGCTGATCGAAGACGGCGAAGTCCGTGGCGCGGTGGTGGTACGCGACGGCGCCGAGCTAGGCATCCGCGCCAGGGCCGTTGTGCTGGCCGCCGGCGGCTTCCCCAATGACCCGGCACGACGCAAGGCGATGTTCCCACGCGATGCCAGCGGCCACGACAACCTCGCCCTGCCACCGCTGTCCTGCTCCGGCGACGGACTGCGCCTGGGCGAATCCGCTGGCGGCACGGTAGCCGACGACCTGCGCTCTGCGGTGGCCTGGGCCCCCGTATCGAAGGTGCCCTACCCCAACGGCACTTTCGGCCACTTCCCGCACATCATCGATCGCGGCAAACCCGGCCTTATCGGCGTGCTGAAGAACGGCAGGCGCTTCGTCAACGAAGCCGGCGGCTACTACGACTATGTGGATGCCATGAACAAGGCCATTCCGGAGGGCGAAGAAAGCTGCTCCTGGCTGATCTGCGACCATCGATTCCAGCGTCGCTATGGCCTGGGCTTTGCCCGCCCCGCTCCCCTGCCGCTCTGGCCGCACCTGCGCAACGGCTACTTGAAGCGCGGCAACACCCTGGCCGAATTGGCGGAGGCCTGCGGCATCGACCCGGCCGGCCTGACCACCACAGTCGAAGCGTTCAACCACCATGCTCGACGTGGCGAGGACCCGGAGTTCGGCCGCGGCAGCACCGCCTTCAACCGCCGCAACGGGGACGCGACGCACCCGGGCCCCAACCCCTGCGTGGCGCCCATCGAACACGGCCCCTTCTATGCCGTGAAGGTTCAGCCTGGCTGCTTCGGCACCTTCGCCGGCCTGCGCACCGATGGCCAGGCGCGCGTGCTGGATGCAAACGGCCAGCCGATTCCCGGGCTCTATGCGGCAGGCACCGACATGGCCAGCGTGCTGGGCGGCCACTACCCTTCCGGCGGGATCAACCTGGGCCCGGCCATGACCTTTGGCTACATCGCTGGCCGCCATGCGGCCGGTATCGCTTCCCAATCCTGA
- a CDS encoding OprD family porin translates to MNFTSRRQAQSFAPCILAAAVSLATLPVQAADEAGFVEDATATLNLRNFYMNRNFVGDSATQGKAEEWTQSFILDAKSGFTEGTVGFGADMLGLLSVKLDGGKGTRGTQLLPVHDDGRPADDFGRLAVAGKMRVSKTELKAGEWMPVLPILRSDDGRSLPQTFQGAQVTSKEIDGLTLYGGQFRGNSPRNDASMEDMSMNGKAAFTSDRFNFVGGEYSFNDNRTLVGLWNAELKDIYQQQFVQLVHSQPIGDWTLGATLGYFTGKEDGSALAGDLDNRTWSGLFSAKYGSNTFYVGLQKVSGDDAWMRVNGTSGGTLANDSYNSSYDNAKEKSWQLRHDYNFAAVGIPGLTLMNRYISGDNVHVGAVTDGEEWGRETELAYVVQSGSFKALSVKWRNSSLRRDWGSNTSFDENRLIISYPLSLL, encoded by the coding sequence ATGAACTTCACCAGCCGCCGCCAGGCCCAATCCTTTGCACCCTGCATCCTCGCTGCCGCCGTCTCCCTGGCTACCCTGCCCGTCCAGGCTGCCGATGAGGCCGGTTTCGTCGAAGACGCCACGGCGACCCTGAACCTGCGCAACTTCTACATGAACCGCAACTTCGTCGGTGACTCCGCCACCCAGGGCAAGGCCGAGGAATGGACCCAGAGCTTCATCCTCGACGCCAAATCCGGCTTCACCGAAGGGACGGTGGGCTTCGGTGCTGACATGCTCGGCCTGCTTTCGGTCAAGCTCGATGGCGGCAAGGGCACCAGGGGCACCCAGTTGCTGCCGGTGCATGACGACGGCCGCCCCGCTGACGATTTCGGCCGCCTGGCCGTGGCCGGCAAGATGCGCGTGTCGAAGACCGAGCTGAAAGCCGGCGAGTGGATGCCGGTACTGCCGATCCTGCGCTCCGACGACGGTCGCTCGCTGCCGCAGACGTTCCAGGGCGCCCAGGTGACCTCCAAGGAGATCGACGGCCTGACCCTCTACGGCGGACAGTTCCGTGGCAACAGCCCGCGTAACGACGCGAGCATGGAAGACATGTCCATGAACGGCAAAGCGGCCTTCACCTCCGACCGCTTCAACTTCGTCGGTGGCGAATACAGCTTCAACGACAACCGCACCCTGGTGGGCCTGTGGAATGCCGAGCTGAAAGACATCTATCAGCAGCAGTTCGTCCAGCTGGTGCACAGCCAGCCCATCGGCGACTGGACCCTGGGGGCCACGCTCGGTTACTTCACCGGCAAGGAAGACGGCTCGGCCCTGGCCGGCGACCTGGACAACCGCACCTGGTCCGGCCTGTTCTCGGCCAAGTACGGCAGCAATACCTTCTATGTGGGACTGCAGAAGGTCAGCGGCGACGATGCCTGGATGCGCGTCAACGGCACCAGCGGCGGCACCCTGGCCAACGACAGCTACAACTCCAGCTACGACAACGCCAAGGAGAAATCCTGGCAACTTCGCCACGACTACAACTTCGCCGCCGTCGGTATTCCCGGCCTGACCCTGATGAACCGCTACATCAGCGGCGACAACGTCCATGTGGGCGCTGTGACCGATGGCGAGGAATGGGGCCGTGAAACCGAACTGGCCTATGTGGTGCAGTCCGGCTCGTTCAAGGCCTTGAGCGTCAAGTGGCGCAACTCCAGCCTGCGCCGCGACTGGGGCAGCAACACCAGCTTCGACGAGAACCGACTGATTATCAGCTATCCGCTCTCGCTCCTCTGA